The genome window GAGTATAGCTCAATACCAGAAATAAACCCAGAAGGATCAATCTGCTTATCCAGGGAGACACATATTTGCGATACATCAGCGTATTACAATTTTAAGATGAGATAATAATAGTAAAATATAAAAAAGCAAAATTGTGTAAATACTATTTATCAAAACCGATAAAACAAATATCGTGACCAGAAAACTAACATTTTCTGTCTGTAAGGAATAAAACAAGCCAAAGATCAAATAATAAAATATATTGTAAATCAGTGCCAGAACACTCACCGTTACAAGCTTAGGTTCCAGAATACTCCTCTTCAGAAATATTGTTGCCCAGCAGACCATAACCAGTAACAATGTATTTATCCCTAATGTTTCTGGCATCACCAGATCATAACCCAGAGCCAGTAGAAATATCAGAGGCAGTGAATATTTCTCCTCCAGATAGGCTCCCAAATATGCTGCATAGGCAATCAGGTAGTTAGGCGAAATTCCCCATATACTTAAGTCTGATGACTTAAATATTTGCAGAAATAAAAATATCAGACCAAAGAGAATACTACGAATCATGCTTCTCCCTT of Candidatus Stygibacter australis contains these proteins:
- the mreD gene encoding rod shape-determining protein MreD; the encoded protein is MIRSILFGLIFLFLQIFKSSDLSIWGISPNYLIAYAAYLGAYLEEKYSLPLIFLLALGYDLVMPETLGINTLLLVMVCWATIFLKRSILEPKLVTVSVLALIYNIFYYLIFGLFYSLQTENVSFLVTIFVLSVLINSIYTILLFYILLLLSHLKIVIR